The following are from one region of the Paenibacillus sp. KS-LC4 genome:
- a CDS encoding DMT family transporter, translating into MKDKNIKLAYIFAVLNAVIIGFSFLFAKLSLGSAQPLDTLTFRFAFSFLIMTIPVALGIIKLNYRGKPLIKALMLAAMYPLGFFTLQAFGLLHASSAEGGILYAFTPVVTMIIAAIFLKETTTLLQKLSIFLSVFGVVFIFMMKGSSIDLSNMLGISLLFLTCFAFAGYSVMARSLSKQFSPAELTYLMLGIGFVVFLTISLVQHTTAGTMGSFLTPLRSGSFLIAIFYLGVISSLVTSLTSNYILGQIEASKMSVFTNLSTIVSMAGGAMFLGEEVTMYHVIGSLFIIAGVVGTNLLGNKRKRQAPSSGGKATVS; encoded by the coding sequence ATGAAAGATAAAAATATTAAGCTTGCTTATATCTTCGCCGTATTAAATGCCGTCATTATTGGTTTCTCCTTTTTATTCGCCAAGCTGTCGCTTGGAAGCGCGCAGCCGCTGGACACGCTAACGTTCCGATTTGCATTTTCGTTCCTCATCATGACCATTCCTGTCGCGCTTGGCATAATTAAGCTGAATTATCGCGGCAAGCCTTTAATTAAAGCGCTTATGCTTGCAGCGATGTATCCGCTCGGCTTTTTCACCCTTCAGGCTTTTGGTCTGCTGCATGCAAGCTCAGCTGAAGGCGGCATTTTATATGCGTTTACGCCTGTTGTGACGATGATTATAGCGGCCATCTTTTTGAAAGAAACGACGACTCTGCTGCAAAAGCTATCTATTTTTCTTTCGGTGTTTGGCGTTGTGTTCATTTTCATGATGAAGGGCAGCAGCATCGATTTATCCAATATGCTCGGCATTTCCTTGCTGTTTCTAACCTGCTTCGCATTTGCTGGCTATAGCGTAATGGCACGTTCGCTTTCCAAGCAATTTAGCCCGGCAGAACTGACGTATTTGATGCTCGGAATTGGTTTTGTCGTTTTTCTCACGATATCGCTCGTGCAGCACACGACTGCGGGGACGATGGGAAGCTTCCTCACGCCGCTGCGGAGCGGGTCCTTCCTGATTGCGATATTCTATTTGGGAGTTATCTCTTCCCTTGTTACATCGTTGACATCCAATTATATTTTAGGACAGATTGAAGCGTCGAAAATGAGCGTATTTACCAATTTATCGACCATCGTATCCATGGCAGGAGGTGCTATGTTCTTAGGTGAAGAGGTGACGATGTATCATGTTATTGGCTCCCTATTCATTATTGCGGGAGTCGTCGGCACTAATTTACTGGGCAACAAGCGTAAACGGCAAGCTCCATCCTCCGGCGGCAAAGCTACCGTATCTTAA